A genomic window from Agrobacterium larrymoorei includes:
- a CDS encoding transglycosylase domain-containing protein — MAGSGKSRQRVEPSFGDFHDSGDDLRLDASDRVAGTNAGSRKSGPSDAPLPKKRGSQSSKSKSKSRRETRERGGITGFFRRIIYWCIVLGIWGGIAVAGVVVYYGARMPSASTWAIPERPPNLKIVAVDGTVLANRGTTGGEALSLEDMSPYIPQAVIAIEDRRFYSHFGVDPLGLGRAVVTNLLHGRTVQGGSTLTQQLAKNLFLSPEQTLERKIQEALLAIWLEQKYTKDQILAMYLNRVYFGSNAYGVEAASRRYFNKSARDVNLGEAAMLAGLLKAPSRLSPARDPQAAEERAQVVLQSMRDVGFISEDEIKTAMSQPPTKAKRFWSGAEHYAADMVMDEVKSLIGDVKQDLTIDTTIDLNLEKDAEKALNDVLKSEGKKLGASQAALVSMDGSGAVRAVVGGADYAESQFNRATKAKRQPGSAFKPFVYIAALESGLTPNSVRNDAPVRIGNWTPENYDQKYRGEVTLATAIANSLNTIAAQLVMEVGPTKVTQVAHRMGIESDLQANASIALGTSEVSLLELTSAYAPMMNGGFKATPHIVKRITDADGKVLYENKYDNPPRVLDEGIAATMNGMLTGVINEGTGKAARLKGWQAAGKSGTTQSFRDALFVGYTSQLTTGVWFGNDDGTSMKKVTGGGLPAKAWKEFMTAAHSGLSPSPLFGLGASGGQEIGQPMAQSPQAPASIGDIISNALGGGSAPTPTDYPPAPVGAEQTAGTVPAPPSDYPQQAYPPQQGGGPVPPADVGGAAPSRQNGPKQTTLLDILMGN; from the coding sequence ATGGCAGGTAGCGGAAAATCACGCCAGAGAGTTGAACCTTCCTTTGGGGATTTTCACGATTCCGGCGACGACCTGCGTCTCGATGCGAGTGATCGTGTTGCCGGCACCAATGCTGGCAGCCGAAAGTCTGGTCCTTCCGATGCTCCGCTGCCGAAAAAGCGCGGAAGCCAGTCGTCGAAATCGAAATCGAAGTCCAGGCGGGAAACGCGTGAGCGCGGCGGGATCACCGGTTTTTTCCGCAGGATCATTTATTGGTGCATCGTGCTCGGCATCTGGGGAGGCATCGCAGTGGCTGGCGTCGTCGTCTATTATGGCGCACGCATGCCGAGCGCCAGCACATGGGCCATTCCCGAACGCCCGCCGAACCTGAAGATCGTCGCAGTCGATGGCACGGTTCTGGCCAATAGAGGCACGACGGGCGGCGAGGCTTTGTCGCTCGAGGATATGTCGCCCTATATTCCCCAGGCCGTCATCGCCATCGAAGATCGCCGTTTCTACTCCCATTTCGGTGTCGATCCGCTCGGCCTCGGGCGCGCTGTGGTCACCAACCTTCTTCATGGTCGCACGGTTCAGGGCGGTTCCACCCTGACGCAGCAACTGGCGAAAAACCTGTTCCTCTCTCCCGAGCAGACGCTGGAGCGCAAGATCCAGGAAGCTCTACTCGCCATCTGGCTGGAGCAAAAATACACCAAGGACCAGATCCTTGCGATGTATCTGAACCGCGTCTATTTCGGCTCGAACGCCTATGGCGTCGAGGCCGCGTCGCGTCGCTACTTCAACAAGTCGGCGCGCGACGTGAATCTCGGCGAAGCGGCGATGCTGGCAGGGCTGTTGAAAGCGCCCTCTCGCCTGTCGCCAGCGCGTGATCCGCAGGCGGCGGAAGAGCGCGCCCAGGTGGTGCTGCAATCCATGCGCGATGTCGGCTTCATCTCCGAAGACGAGATCAAGACCGCCATGTCCCAGCCGCCCACCAAGGCGAAGCGCTTCTGGTCCGGTGCCGAGCACTACGCGGCCGACATGGTCATGGATGAGGTGAAAAGCCTGATCGGCGATGTGAAGCAGGATCTGACGATCGACACGACCATCGATCTCAATCTTGAGAAGGATGCCGAAAAGGCTCTCAACGATGTGCTGAAGAGCGAAGGCAAGAAGCTCGGCGCTTCTCAGGCTGCCCTTGTTTCGATGGACGGCTCAGGTGCTGTCCGCGCCGTCGTCGGGGGCGCCGATTATGCCGAAAGCCAGTTCAACCGCGCCACCAAGGCCAAGCGGCAGCCAGGCTCCGCCTTCAAGCCCTTCGTCTATATTGCCGCGCTCGAATCCGGCCTGACGCCCAACTCGGTGCGCAACGACGCGCCGGTCCGGATCGGCAACTGGACGCCGGAAAATTACGATCAGAAATATCGCGGTGAAGTGACGCTTGCGACCGCGATCGCCAACTCGCTCAACACCATTGCCGCACAGCTCGTCATGGAGGTCGGTCCGACCAAGGTCACGCAGGTGGCACATCGGATGGGCATTGAGTCCGACCTTCAGGCCAATGCCTCGATTGCGCTCGGCACCTCTGAAGTGTCGCTGCTGGAGCTGACCTCGGCCTATGCGCCGATGATGAATGGCGGCTTCAAGGCAACGCCGCATATCGTCAAGCGCATCACCGATGCCGACGGTAAGGTTCTTTACGAGAACAAATACGATAACCCGCCTCGCGTTCTGGATGAAGGCATCGCCGCGACGATGAACGGCATGCTGACCGGCGTCATCAATGAGGGCACCGGCAAGGCTGCGCGTCTTAAAGGCTGGCAGGCAGCCGGCAAATCCGGTACGACGCAGTCTTTCCGTGATGCGCTTTTTGTCGGCTACACCAGCCAGCTGACCACCGGCGTGTGGTTCGGTAATGATGACGGCACATCGATGAAGAAGGTGACCGGTGGTGGCCTGCCGGCCAAGGCCTGGAAGGAATTCATGACGGCAGCCCATAGCGGCCTGTCGCCATCACCGCTCTTTGGGCTTGGTGCCTCTGGCGGTCAGGAGATCGGCCAACCCATGGCGCAGAGCCCGCAGGCTCCAGCGAGCATCGGCGATATCATCTCCAATGCGCTCGGTGGCGGCTCTGCCCCAACACCGACGGATTATCCGCCCGCACCTGTGGGTGCGGAGCAAACCGCAGGCACGGTGCCAGCGCCACCGTCGGACTATCCTCAGCAAGCCTATCCGCCCCAGCAGGGAGGTGGACCCGTACCGCCTGCGGATGTCGGCGGGGCCGCACCGTCGCGGCAGAACGGGCCAAAGCAGACGACGCTTCTTGATATTCTGATGGGCAATTGA